One Cytophagia bacterium CHB2 genomic region harbors:
- the dacB gene encoding D-alanyl-D-alanine carboxypeptidase/D-alanyl-D-alanine-endopeptidase yields the protein MISLFIKRYLIIALAAVSLLGCAGGTRLNEKDTKAVAALRRRIDAILADSALARSTPGVKIVSLKTGEVLYERNAHLLFHPASNQKLLTSAAALKLLGPDFTLNTSLVCDSAALRDGIIHGNLYLVGRGNPDLNTNDLFGLAQTLAQKGIREIRGNLLCDDYYFDDVRWGAGWMWDDDYERFSALAVNDNIVSFTVSPAAKVGEVAQIQIVPNTPHTDIINTSVTAASKAQMDSLRLPSLSVERRGSNVFVIDGALALDAKPRTFERTVVQPEVFTGQILRELLLQNGIKFNGSVQRGLSPAKAVTLAEHRAPLMPLLINLNKISDNLSAELLLKVVAAERAGRPGTGEKGMSVIRRFLARAQVDTNALNLADGSGVSRYNLITPDDIVKLLIAMWNDFSVRNEFLTSLPIAGVDGTLANRMKGTAAAGILRAKTGSLSGVSSLSGYTTTAEGEEIAFAMMMQHFLGSASGVRRVQDQIGAEISGFRRARAANASSK from the coding sequence ATGATAAGTTTGTTTATCAAACGGTATTTGATTATCGCGCTGGCTGCGGTCAGCCTGTTGGGCTGCGCGGGCGGGACTCGATTGAATGAAAAAGACACAAAAGCCGTCGCGGCCTTGCGGCGGCGCATTGACGCCATTCTCGCCGACTCTGCGCTGGCGCGTTCGACGCCGGGTGTGAAGATCGTCTCCCTGAAAACCGGCGAGGTACTGTACGAACGCAATGCGCATTTGCTGTTTCATCCCGCCTCGAATCAAAAGCTGCTCACCTCTGCTGCCGCGTTGAAACTGCTCGGTCCAGACTTCACACTCAACACCAGCCTGGTTTGCGATTCCGCGGCTTTGCGCGACGGCATCATTCATGGCAATCTTTATCTGGTGGGCCGCGGCAATCCGGATTTGAACACGAATGATTTGTTCGGCCTGGCGCAAACGCTGGCGCAGAAAGGCATTCGCGAGATTCGCGGTAATTTGCTGTGCGACGATTATTATTTTGATGACGTGCGCTGGGGCGCGGGCTGGATGTGGGACGATGATTACGAGCGCTTTTCCGCGCTGGCGGTGAATGATAATATTGTTTCCTTTACCGTTTCTCCGGCTGCGAAAGTCGGGGAAGTCGCGCAGATACAGATCGTTCCGAACACGCCGCATACGGATATCATCAACACCAGTGTGACGGCGGCAAGCAAAGCGCAGATGGATTCGTTGCGGCTGCCAAGTCTTTCCGTTGAACGGCGCGGGTCGAATGTTTTTGTAATTGATGGCGCGCTGGCGCTCGATGCGAAGCCGCGCACGTTTGAGCGCACCGTCGTGCAGCCGGAAGTTTTTACCGGACAAATCCTGCGTGAATTGTTGCTGCAAAACGGCATCAAATTTAACGGCAGCGTGCAACGCGGCCTGAGTCCCGCAAAAGCTGTGACGCTGGCCGAGCATCGCGCGCCGCTCATGCCGTTGTTGATCAATCTCAACAAGATTTCGGATAATTTGAGCGCTGAGTTGTTGTTGAAAGTGGTGGCGGCCGAGCGCGCCGGCCGGCCGGGCACGGGCGAAAAGGGCATGTCGGTGATTCGCCGGTTTCTCGCGCGCGCGCAAGTCGACACCAACGCGTTGAATTTAGCGGACGGCTCGGGCGTGTCGCGCTACAATCTCATCACCCCCGATGATATCGTGAAGCTGCTGATTGCAATGTGGAATGATTTCTCCGTACGCAATGAGTTTCTCACCTCATTGCCGATTGCGGGCGTAGACGGCACGTTGGCGAATCGCATGAAAGGTACGGCGGCCGCGGGCATTCTGCGTGCGAAGACCGGGAGCCTGAGCGGGGTCAGTTCGCTCTCAGGCTACACCACGACTGCAGAGGGGGAGGAGATTGCGTTTGCGATGATGATGCAGCATTTTCTGGGTTCCGCCAGCGGCGTACGCCGCGTGCAGGATCAAATCGGGGCGGAGATCAGCGGGTTTCGGCGCGCAAGAGCCGCGAATGCCTCTTCAAAATAA
- a CDS encoding beta-lactamase family protein codes for MTQSHKFTSILLLLCFVLLLGNSNSCGPVEEPLDHATAQQIEKIITDEMIAQEMIGTAVGIVKNGKIAFLKGYGYKDWEARTPVTLSTEFRWASMSKSLTAVVAMKLRENGKLDLNASAKSYIGAYPHESVKVAQLLQNRSGVGHYAQMDSAYAEWQDKEKNYPKNQAWNAAKAVDIFKESPLMFTPGAKYHYSTFGFILAGAVVENAGMQAYNKGYVQLVNDYIAQPLGMSTLKPDYVFGASSAEVIGYYKDDDGDIQRRDDDDVTWKLPGGGFKSTITDVTRFVKGLANRQMLHDSTYELMWTKQADSNYSYGFGIEENGSNRRVAHSGSQTKTATYYVVVPKSKLGVAVMCNSEWARPVILGKKILQALGVALSPGEYAWNCNAEDKSDYQYAGVWRKGNRDQVIRKGYDHDDFNEEWQKLSNAGYRLVDLETFTAKNGVRRWDGIFNKQGGRYALWRNFDSDRFHQKWQEMSNDSLRLIDLETYEDAGKRQWAGVFIEGGGKYALWRDFDFDGFHQKWQEMSNDGLHLLDLETYTVGGQQRWAGVFREGSGKYALGQNFDSEGFHKKWEEMAAQGMRLAEVDVYQDGDEPLWSGVWLAGEEGYYLNRNHDYCSLYKKIMERSKAGYELLDLERY; via the coding sequence ATGACGCAATCTCATAAATTCACTTCCATACTTTTATTGCTATGCTTCGTTTTGCTGCTCGGCAATTCCAACTCCTGCGGCCCGGTTGAAGAACCGCTCGACCATGCCACTGCGCAGCAGATCGAAAAAATCATTACTGATGAAATGATTGCACAGGAGATGATCGGAACAGCGGTTGGCATTGTCAAAAACGGCAAAATCGCGTTTCTCAAGGGTTATGGCTATAAAGATTGGGAGGCGCGCACACCGGTGACGCTTTCCACGGAGTTTCGTTGGGCTTCCATGTCAAAATCGCTGACAGCGGTGGTGGCCATGAAATTACGTGAAAACGGCAAACTCGATTTGAATGCTTCAGCGAAATCATACATTGGCGCTTATCCGCATGAGAGCGTCAAGGTCGCGCAGTTATTGCAAAATCGCAGCGGCGTTGGCCATTATGCGCAAATGGATTCGGCCTATGCGGAATGGCAGGATAAGGAAAAAAATTACCCCAAGAATCAAGCCTGGAATGCGGCAAAGGCCGTGGATATTTTTAAGGAATCACCCTTGATGTTTACGCCGGGCGCAAAATATCACTACAGCACATTTGGTTTCATCCTCGCGGGCGCGGTGGTGGAAAACGCCGGCATGCAGGCATACAACAAGGGCTATGTGCAGTTGGTGAATGATTACATCGCGCAGCCGCTGGGTATGAGTACGCTCAAGCCGGATTACGTATTTGGCGCAAGCTCAGCCGAGGTGATCGGTTATTATAAAGATGACGACGGCGACATTCAGCGCCGTGACGACGATGATGTCACCTGGAAACTCCCTGGCGGCGGCTTCAAATCCACCATCACCGATGTAACCCGATTCGTCAAAGGCCTGGCAAACCGGCAAATGTTGCACGACTCGACTTATGAGTTGATGTGGACAAAACAGGCGGATTCCAATTACAGCTACGGATTCGGCATCGAAGAAAACGGCAGCAATCGCCGCGTCGCGCATTCCGGCAGCCAGACGAAAACCGCAACGTACTATGTCGTAGTTCCGAAAAGCAAATTAGGTGTTGCCGTCATGTGTAACTCGGAGTGGGCGCGCCCGGTAATTCTGGGCAAGAAAATTCTTCAGGCGCTGGGCGTAGCGCTTTCACCGGGCGAGTATGCGTGGAACTGCAATGCTGAGGATAAATCTGACTATCAGTACGCCGGCGTCTGGCGCAAAGGCAATCGCGATCAAGTCATTCGCAAGGGATATGATCATGACGATTTCAACGAAGAATGGCAAAAGTTATCGAATGCCGGTTACCGGCTCGTGGATCTTGAAACGTTTACTGCGAAGAACGGCGTGCGGCGCTGGGACGGCATTTTCAACAAGCAAGGCGGGCGCTATGCGCTGTGGCGCAATTTCGATTCCGACAGGTTTCACCAAAAATGGCAGGAGATGTCGAACGACAGCTTGCGTCTAATCGATCTTGAAACTTATGAGGACGCAGGCAAACGCCAGTGGGCGGGTGTGTTCATCGAAGGCGGCGGCAAGTATGCCCTGTGGCGTGATTTTGATTTCGATGGTTTTCATCAAAAATGGCAGGAGATGTCGAATGACGGCCTGCATCTCCTCGATTTGGAAACCTATACCGTGGGCGGCCAGCAGCGTTGGGCCGGGGTGTTCCGTGAAGGCAGCGGCAAATACGCGCTCGGGCAAAATTTCGACTCCGAGGGGTTTCATAAAAAATGGGAGGAAATGGCGGCGCAAGGCATGCGACTCGCGGAGGTCGACGTTTATCAAGATGGTGACGAGCCGTTATGGTCAGGCGTGTGGCTAGCCGGCGAGGAGGGTTATTATCTCAATCGCAATCATGATTATTGCTCGCTCTATAAAAAAATAATGGAGCGCAGCAAGGCCGGATACGAATTGTTGGATTTGGAAAGATATTGA
- a CDS encoding DUF2255 family protein, with the protein MKTKRCFPDDVLAAIHKALVIGIRAGSKPHRFIAVWAVVVEKRVFVRSWSHKPNSWHRVFLEEPRGVMQVGNQEFAIRTVQTRSDRLKDAVNRAYLEKYKTPGSIKYARDLCRAKSRATTTELILR; encoded by the coding sequence ATGAAAACGAAACGCTGTTTTCCAGATGACGTTCTCGCGGCCATACACAAAGCTTTGGTGATCGGCATTCGCGCCGGCAGCAAGCCGCACCGTTTTATCGCGGTTTGGGCGGTGGTGGTCGAAAAGCGCGTTTTTGTGCGCTCGTGGAGCCACAAACCGAACAGTTGGCATCGAGTGTTCCTCGAAGAGCCGCGCGGTGTGATGCAAGTCGGCAATCAAGAGTTCGCCATAAGAACCGTGCAAACGAGAAGCGATCGCCTGAAAGATGCTGTCAATCGCGCCTATCTCGAGAAATACAAGACACCCGGTTCCATCAAGTATGCGCGGGATCTTTGCCGCGCCAAGTCGCGAGCGACAACCACGGAGTTGATCCTGCGCTAG
- a CDS encoding tetratricopeptide repeat protein: protein MRQRSTSQKVLIVIAGFMAVWLGAYFLYQKPHAEKTLPGLRARLGGGGASAEFLNAKKAAEYYQYEIRRNPKVAENYVQLAHIFLQEARVTGRHHEYFPQAQEMLEDALRLRPNHFEALATKAAMLLTLHHFEEAKQLAEQAQTRAPQTAFVYGVLCDALLELGDYEGAVKACDEMLSLKPDLRAYARAAYLRELHGDREGAVHVMRMACDAGVFGQENRAWALYQLGKLYFNLGRPDTAAYIYRGILEERPNYAYALAGLAQISSARGNAEEAIDLFKQAYRVLPDHGFLESLAGLYRSNGQTEKADEMIKLVLENFAQHEEQGWNIDLEYARFCGDHDLNLDEALRRSKRDHARRPNNIDALSVHGWLLHKNGKTAEALPLMEQAMRLRTPRSEIYARAGLMAQALGQNQKAINYLEQALALNAHFSTAEIRVAEQALAELRRGNKVS, encoded by the coding sequence ATGCGTCAGCGCAGTACTTCTCAAAAAGTTCTTATCGTGATAGCCGGTTTTATGGCGGTCTGGTTGGGCGCTTATTTTCTGTATCAAAAACCTCACGCCGAAAAAACGTTGCCGGGTTTGAGGGCGCGTCTCGGCGGAGGCGGCGCTTCGGCGGAATTTTTGAACGCCAAAAAAGCGGCGGAATATTATCAATATGAGATTCGGCGCAACCCCAAGGTGGCGGAGAATTACGTCCAGCTCGCGCACATCTTTTTGCAGGAAGCGCGCGTCACTGGCCGTCATCATGAGTATTTTCCTCAAGCGCAAGAGATGCTCGAGGATGCCTTGCGCTTGCGTCCGAATCATTTTGAAGCCCTGGCCACGAAAGCCGCGATGTTGTTGACGCTGCACCATTTCGAAGAAGCAAAACAACTCGCCGAACAGGCGCAAACGCGCGCGCCTCAAACGGCATTTGTGTACGGCGTGTTGTGTGATGCGTTGCTGGAGTTGGGCGACTACGAAGGCGCGGTCAAGGCGTGCGATGAAATGCTCAGCCTCAAACCGGATTTGCGCGCGTATGCGCGCGCGGCGTATCTGCGTGAGTTGCACGGCGATCGCGAAGGCGCCGTGCATGTCATGCGCATGGCATGCGACGCCGGCGTCTTCGGCCAGGAGAATCGCGCGTGGGCATTATATCAATTGGGCAAGCTGTATTTCAATCTAGGCCGGCCGGACACTGCGGCTTATATTTATCGCGGCATTCTGGAGGAACGCCCCAATTATGCCTATGCCCTGGCAGGGTTGGCGCAAATCAGCAGCGCGCGCGGAAACGCCGAAGAGGCCATCGACCTGTTCAAGCAAGCGTATCGCGTGCTGCCGGATCATGGTTTTCTCGAATCGCTGGCCGGACTTTATCGCAGCAACGGCCAAACCGAAAAAGCCGATGAGATGATCAAACTGGTGCTGGAAAACTTCGCGCAGCATGAAGAGCAGGGCTGGAACATCGATCTCGAGTATGCGCGCTTTTGCGGCGACCACGATCTCAATCTCGATGAAGCCTTGCGCCGCAGCAAGCGCGATCATGCTCGACGCCCGAACAACATTGATGCGCTCAGCGTGCATGGCTGGCTTTTGCACAAAAATGGCAAAACGGCTGAGGCGCTGCCGCTGATGGAGCAGGCGATGCGCCTGCGCACGCCTCGATCCGAAATCTATGCGCGCGCCGGTCTGATGGCGCAGGCTTTGGGACAAAATCAAAAAGCGATCAACTATCTCGAACAAGCGCTGGCGCTCAATGCGCATTTCTCCACGGCGGAGATTCGAGTGGCAGAACAAGCGCTGGCGGAGTTGCGGCGTGGGAACAAAGTCAGTTGA
- the pduL gene encoding phosphate propanoyltransferase, with protein sequence MPLTIPVGVSNRHFHLAQADVERLFGAGYQLTKLRDISQKGQFAANETVDVVGPKGRLERVRVVGPARGQTQLEISRTDAVTLGLNPPVRYSGDLKGSVGARLIGPKGEVVLSEGIIIPQRHIHMSPADAKKFGVKDRDRVIVTPLPKMLPAGSEDRGVIFDNVLIRVDPSFVLDFHLDTDEANAAGLTNGDKVYITGHSKNVEAAAKLITENDVRRAILEKRRMKVPAGAKVTPAAAELAKAHKVFV encoded by the coding sequence ATGCCCCTCACCATTCCCGTTGGCGTTTCCAATCGCCACTTTCATCTCGCCCAAGCTGACGTTGAAAGACTCTTCGGCGCCGGCTATCAGCTCACAAAGCTGCGCGATATCTCGCAAAAAGGTCAGTTTGCTGCAAATGAAACCGTTGATGTCGTCGGCCCGAAAGGCAGGCTCGAGCGCGTGCGCGTGGTTGGCCCGGCGCGCGGCCAAACGCAACTGGAAATCTCCCGCACCGATGCCGTCACCCTCGGCCTCAATCCGCCGGTGCGTTATTCCGGAGATTTGAAAGGCTCGGTAGGCGCGCGGCTGATTGGCCCGAAGGGCGAAGTTGTGTTAAGTGAAGGCATCATCATTCCGCAGCGCCACATTCACATGAGTCCCGCAGACGCGAAGAAATTCGGCGTGAAAGATCGTGACCGCGTCATCGTTACGCCGCTGCCCAAAATGCTGCCGGCCGGCAGTGAAGATCGTGGCGTTATTTTTGATAATGTTTTGATCCGTGTCGATCCTTCCTTTGTACTCGATTTTCACCTGGACACTGACGAGGCCAATGCGGCGGGACTCACGAATGGCGACAAAGTCTATATTACCGGCCATTCGAAGAATGTGGAGGCGGCCGCGAAATTGATCACCGAAAACGACGTGCGCCGCGCCATTCTGGAAAAAAGAAGAATGAAAGTTCCTGCCGGCGCAAAGGTGACGCCCGCTGCGGCCGAGCTGGCAAAGGCACACAAGGTGTTTGTTTGA